The region TCTTGAATTTTGGCTAGGTTATGTTAGAGTTCATTTATTAGGCATGTATTTGCAATAATCTTCTGTGGGCATATTGGAAATTATCAGGAAGTAATCTGTAGGGTAGTTTCCTCTAGAAAAGTACTCTGAACTGTTAAGATTCAACTGGTATTTTTATGCACACCACCAATAAAACATTATATACATCTGCATGACTTCCTTTAAAAACTTATATTGTAGTTGAAAATGCATATGGATACAACTAAGTTTTACATAATTATGAAGCTTAACGGGATATTTTTTTACTGTTCTGTTGAGGGGACTATACGTTTTTCATATATGATGAGCTATATGCACATGCTCTAAGGAAAGCTCACATTTGTTATGCTTTTTCCTGTTTTCAAACAGTAATTTGTGTATATTGTTTTGGTCTCTTATATTTTGTTTCTTCAGTTGAAGACATGTGCCATCGATATCCAAATGCAACTGAAGTGAATATCTATAGTGCTCCTAGCATTCATTTGCTTGTTATGAAAGCAGTCTCTTCTTTGAGGTGCTCGTGCTTTTTTTGGTTCAATTATGTTCTTATTAAGTAGTATCATTGCTAATATCTATTACTTGTCAGAAATCTGGAGGTGTTAACTTTAGGAAGAGGACAACTAGGAGATCCTTTTTTCCATGCCTTAGCAGAATGCAGCATGCTTAAAAGTTTGAATGTCAATGATGCTACCCTGGGCAATGGTGTCCAGGAAATCCCTATAAACCATGATAGATTGCGGCATCTTCAACTTACAAAGTGCCGTGTGGTTAGGATATCTGTCAGgtgaaacaaaataattttatagagCAAACTTGTATCCGTATTTAACCCCAATTTTCATGTTTGTGAGTGCCATTTTAACATTACTGGTTTATGACAGATTATTTAACACGTTTTTAACAGGTGCCCGCTACTTGAAACTTTGTCTTTGAAGCGCAGCAACATGGCACAGGCTGTACTCAACTGTCCACTCTTGCATCTCCTTGATATAGGGTCTTGCCATAAGCTTACAGATGCAGCAATCCGCTCGGCTGCAATTTCATGTCCTCAATTAGAGTCATTAGACATGTCAAATTGTTCTTGTGTCAGTGACGAAACCCTACGTGAAATTGCCCACAATTGTGCTAATCTTCATATTCTTAATGCATCATATTGTCCAAACATATCGCTCGAGGTCAGTTTTTATAGGTAGTGTCTTTCTTTTGTCTTTGTGTGGATCTACTTTTGATTGACATGCTTTCTTGTGTCTTTTTTCGAAGTCGGTTAGGCTGCTAATGTTGACAGTTCTCAAGCTTCATAGCTGTGAGGGAATTACTTCAGCTTCAATGGCCGCAATAGCTTATAGTTCCATGTTGGAGGTTGGAATTTTGTTTCCTTATATATGTTTTCCTGATTAGCTTTTTCTCTTGCTTCCCGTGCATTCTATGTAATTGTAAATTACCAGAACCTTGACTTTATTTGTTGCAGGTTTTGGAGCTTGACAATTGTAGCTTATTGACTTCTGTGTCCTTGGACCTTCCTCGTTTGCAGAACATACGACTGGTACATTGTCGCAAGTAAGTGTGCTGGCCTACCTGTTTTTTCTATACTTTCCAAACTTCTAAAAgccttttattttgttataggGCGAGTGATGGGGTCGTAGTTTACATGTTTTATGCCATTAGTTTTTACATTTTTTCTCCCTGGCAGGTTTGCTGATCTGAACTTAAGAAGCCTCATGCTATCATCTATAATGGTGTCTAATTGCCCAGCACTCCATCGTATCAATATCGTCTCTAATTCACTTCAAGTATGCTATGCTAATAACAGCTATTATCTTCTATTTCTACTTGTGTTTCTTCTTAGAAGTTTTAACCTTCTGAAATCTATATGATGAAATGCAGAAATTAGCTCTACAGAAGCAGGAAAACCTGACAACATTAGCATTACAATGCCAAGGTTTGCAAGAAGTTGACCTCACAGATTGTGAATCTCTCACAAATTCTATATGTGAAGTTTTTAGTGATGGCGGGGGATGTTCTATGTTAAAATCTTTGGTTCTTGATAATTGCGAGGTTTGTTATGGAACTTGCTGAAATTATTCATGTTCAAttcttttctttctattttcCATTTCTTGCATTTTGGTTTTATGATTGACACACATGATACTGCTGATTCtgtatatgatttttttacaatttttgcTTGTATTTTTTGCCTACATATTTTTATGGTTGCTACTTGCTATAAGTGTTGTAGCACTGCTGTATTGGAATTTGAGTTCTTTCAGGGTTTTATTAAGTATTTTAAGAATTATTTGCAATCACTAATTAACTTCTTATGTATGATTCGGAAACTTGTTAGTAATTGCCAGTGCTAAATGGAGCCTAAACAGATCTTTAAACATAACATTGTAATTTGTGCACTACTGACACCACCTACAATCAAATCTTCTGTAGGCTCTACTTGATTATATGAAGAAAAAGTAATGTAACTTAATTACCCAATTGATGATTCCTTTTGTCAAGATTTTCACTGGAATCATGGGGTTGCAGTTGGTAACATACATTTCTATGCCAGGAGtcttttaaaatctttaatCTCATGGTAGGGTTGCAGTTGCTAACATACATTTCTGCATCAGGCATTCTTTTAAATCTTTAATCCCATGATGGCTAAGCtcttcaatttttgattttacaGTTTTGCCTAATTGTATAATATGCTGTGCCAATCTGGTTTATTTCCTATTTATGGTTGACATCTAAATTTTTAGCTTCACTGATGGTGGTTGGAACTTGTAAGTTAagctaattttgattttttcccCTTTCCAGAGCTTGACTGCCGTGAAGTTTTGCAGTACCTCTTTAGTCAGTCTCTCCCTAGTTGGCTGTCGTGCTATTACTTCTCTGGAGCTGACGTGCCCTCTTCTTGAGAAGGTTTGTCTGGATGGCTGTGACCATCTTGAGAGAGCATCATTTTCTCCTGTAAGTGAATTACTTCTGGATTTTCTCCTATGGATGAATGGCTCAATTTTCATACATGTTATGTCTTAGAGTGTCAATTGTTTAAGTAATATATCTGGACATTTTCAGGTTGCTCTTCAGTCGCTCAATCTGGGAATTTGTCCGAAACTCAGTGTGCTCATTATTGAAGCACCATTTATGCTGTCCCTTGAGTTGAAAGGATGTGGGGTTTTATCTGAAGCATCGATCAACTGTCCTCTCCTAACATCGCTGGATGCTTCCTTTTGCAGGTTAtgtatcttaaattgctattgCTATTATTTTACTTCCTCTTAAAGCCGTATAGCTGATGCCTTTTCTTTATGTATGTGCAGCCAACTTAAGGATGATTGCTTGTCTGCTACAACTGCATCCTGTCCACTAATCGAATCTTTAATATTGATGTCGTGCCCATCCGTTGGTTCGGATGGACTTTACTCTTTGCGCTGGCTTCCAAATCTGACTGTACTGGATTTGTCATACACGTTCTTGATGAATCTGCAACCAGTTTTTGAATCTTGTTTGCAACTTAAGGTAAGTatcatgttttttattttactctCTACATTACCTTTGTTgaagatgataataaaattattgttggAGTCTCACCTAACAATTTTAGTTTTTGGGTCGATTGATTTTTTTGACACGGTATTAAAGTCTCTATGGTTGAAAGTTATTGAGTTCGATTTTTGGCAACccccaaataattaattaaattatttgagcACAAGACCTCAATGTAAAATGGGTTTGTGCTTGTTCACACTACAAGTCCAATGGGCATTCACGTGTAAGGATGTGATAGTgacaataaaataattgttaCTGAAGCCTCTTGGGTGGATTAGTTATTTGACAATCTTGATGCTTTGAGAAATCTGAAATTTCTTCTTATGAACTGGgtattttattcatttcttGTTTCATCTGAAACTTGATTTTTCTTTGTCGATATGGTTCACTCTCTCTCCTATCCTAGACCATCCATGCCTCTGTTCTTTCTAAGTTGGCTTTAGAGTGTTATATGTAAATGTTGGCCAACAACATTGACAAGCACTTTATTTTATGAGTGGTAGGTACTAAAATTACAAGCTTGCAAGTACCTGACGGACACTTCACTGGAGCCTCTTTACAAGGGAGGCGCTCTGCCTGCACTCCAGATTTTGGACTTGTCTTACGGGACCCTCTGTCAGTCTGCTATAGAGGAGCTTCTGGCTTGCTGCACACATCTCACTCATATGAGCTTGAATGGCTGTGTAAATATGCATGACCTGAACTGGGGTTGTAGTGGGGGTCGACTTTCTGAATTGCCAAGTGTGAATGATTCATCTGCCATGCTTTCTCACGAAATTATTGATGAGTCAAATGAGCTGGCAAATCGTTTGCTTCAGAACCTAAACTGCGTGGGTTGTCCGAATATTAAGAAAGTTCTCATTCCTCCAATGGCCCGGTGTTTCCATTTGTCATCACTAAATCTGTCTTTATCAGCAAACTTGAAGGAAGTTGATATTGCCTGTTTTAGTTTATGTATTCTTAATTTGAGGTATGCTGTTGTTTTGGGGCAATTTGTTTTTCTTCATTTACATTCTTTCCTTGTTTATACTGTTCAAAACTCTGAtatcctttttctttttagtaattgttgCTCTTTGGAGATATTGAAGCTCGAGTGTCCTCGATTGACGAGTCTCTTTCTCCAGGTACAGTATGAAGTCAGTTGTGTGTATATTTGGGTTGTACACTGCTGGAACCTGGAAATTAGCTGtgtatttggttttatttttttatttccagttgtttatttatttttgttcaatCAAGTTGAAATATCCGTTGTTTGATTACAGTTTGTTATAGTTCATTGTTTATTGTACTATGTTCTGAGTGTCTGTTTATGGAGCTTGCAGTCTTGTAATATTGACGAGGAAGGCGTTGAAGCTGCCATATCTCGGTGTAGCATGCTGGAGACTCTAGACGTGCGTTTTTGTCCGAAGGTGAtaacattaaatattaattctgTTCACACAATTTATTCTGTATTACGCTGGAGATTGATTTTGTGTTAATGTGATTACTGTTAGATATTCTCAATAAGCATGGGGAAATTGCGTGCAGCATGCCCAAGTTTGAAGCGCGTGTTTAGCAGCCTTTCACCTTCATGATGTGAATAAAATTTGAAGTATTCTATCTCATTTTTCCAATGGCTTTTATTCACTTTGAGATGATACGGCAACTTTATTTGGTGTGGGATCCACTTTTTTCTATTGTAAATGTCTTCTGTCTTGGTGAATGTCTGTTTGGGTATATAGGCACTTGATATGTAGTAGCCGTATTAGTGTAACAAAACAATAAATGGtctgtatattaattattgtattgtttgttgatttatatattttgttatttGAGAACAAGTAAAATTTAGAACTCTCCATCTCTCTTTTCTCCCTGACAAAAGACCTAGCCgtctatatttattttcatattattttcgGCTGCTTTCAATAGTTTATTTTTGCTGTTGTTTTAATTTCATTGAATATAATGAATAGTTgcctctcttttttttataattttgatggattaaaatttattgacaaaagtgtaatatcaaatttAAGGTTCAAAGATATATTAGAAGCCTTTTAATAATGGAATCgtttaaaatataatagtttttattttttaatatttgtaagttttctgtttttttttaaagttatgtcttatcttttctttttctttctatgAAGAGTTTGTTAGATGATGGTTGATTCAAATGCTATAATTGTAGTTTTTGATATAATAAATAAGTTATAGGCTATGAAGAAGTTTAATTGAGGATTGTATTTTGTTATGaaatagtttgattttttttatgcaaGTAGATTAACAAATAAATGTTTGTTCCATAATAggttattgaatttaatttttgaattttttgaatatCTAACAAATGTATCGATTTTAGATTCGatttatatgaaatttaatgaaaaaaatgttatttgGTGAAATATTTAAGATGCTCCACTTTTGCCTTGCAATGTGTTGAGGATTGATTGCTCTTATGTGGTAACGTATAGAAATATATCTATCTTATGTCAATAACCaatgttttttaattgttaattatagCCTAGTTTTGTTAATCGTAgcaattgaaatttgaaatacaAGTTTGGtgataaatgaaaaaatttgcAAAAGTGTAATTTCCTTTATACAAGTACACATAAATATGTGCTGTTAGTAGAACCCACGGCTTTCCATTTATAGGTTGTGCTAAAATGGATCTTGACAACCGAAAAACATTATCGGCAGAAGCAATAAAGTTGATTTCGACGGGCAAGGGAAACGGAGAATCACCCAATAA is a window of Mercurialis annua linkage group LG2, ddMerAnnu1.2, whole genome shotgun sequence DNA encoding:
- the LOC126667779 gene encoding F-box/LRR-repeat protein 15; this encodes MKNWCWWWRYCLCFTFKDHQEEEGEERTPLIKEAMKEGIFGNENSSNNVNNHEAAGARLGLTLSGDINNNNNNNRREHDAAQDPSYLLFEEMIRTLRGGGRGGGRGSSKDEMMRQQEHLWRVKGESSGSGGAAMLGSSGVVITGNEKNEEGCDRDLQNKRAKVQSALHDFHYTTAMPSDAGDSSSSGDKDVSLSQSSIVPFRNEIYYHNFMWNNSSEENICDNSGGGGDDNESGTLKSEDLEVRMDLTDDLLHMVFSFLDHINLCRAAMVCHQWRTASAHEDFWRCLNFENRNISIEQFEDMCHRYPNATEVNIYSAPSIHLLVMKAVSSLRNLEVLTLGRGQLGDPFFHALAECSMLKSLNVNDATLGNGVQEIPINHDRLRHLQLTKCRVVRISVRCPLLETLSLKRSNMAQAVLNCPLLHLLDIGSCHKLTDAAIRSAAISCPQLESLDMSNCSCVSDETLREIAHNCANLHILNASYCPNISLESVRLLMLTVLKLHSCEGITSASMAAIAYSSMLEVLELDNCSLLTSVSLDLPRLQNIRLVHCRKFADLNLRSLMLSSIMVSNCPALHRINIVSNSLQKLALQKQENLTTLALQCQGLQEVDLTDCESLTNSICEVFSDGGGCSMLKSLVLDNCESLTAVKFCSTSLVSLSLVGCRAITSLELTCPLLEKVCLDGCDHLERASFSPVALQSLNLGICPKLSVLIIEAPFMLSLELKGCGVLSEASINCPLLTSLDASFCSQLKDDCLSATTASCPLIESLILMSCPSVGSDGLYSLRWLPNLTVLDLSYTFLMNLQPVFESCLQLKVLKLQACKYLTDTSLEPLYKGGALPALQILDLSYGTLCQSAIEELLACCTHLTHMSLNGCVNMHDLNWGCSGGRLSELPSVNDSSAMLSHEIIDESNELANRLLQNLNCVGCPNIKKVLIPPMARCFHLSSLNLSLSANLKEVDIACFSLCILNLSNCCSLEILKLECPRLTSLFLQSCNIDEEGVEAAISRCSMLETLDVRFCPKIFSISMGKLRAACPSLKRVFSSLSPS